The Candidatus Bipolaricaulota bacterium DNA segment CTGTGGCATGGTTTATCCTCACCTTCGTAGCAGATCAAGAAGATGTCCTTATCCTTCGCTTCCTTTGCCAAAGCAGCCAAGCGTTCCATGGCCTTTGGGTTACTGAGGATCTGCTTGCGGAAACGTTCTTCGTAATTGCTTTTGTCCCAAGCGTACGTGTAAGGATCGTGGTATCCATCGAGCCCATCTTGGAATTCCTTCTTAAACCGGTTGAAGTCGTCAAGCAGTTCCTTGGATGGGGCTAATTCATCGTTTCC contains these protein-coding regions:
- a CDS encoding DUF488 family protein, translating into MALRQTYLSMKAKLPEGVKTVLVMRGRGNDELAPSKELLDDFNRFKKEFQDGLDGYHDPYTYAWDKSNYEERFRKQILSNPKAMERLAALAKEAKDKDIFLICYEGEDKPCH